From Zymoseptoria tritici IPO323 chromosome 6, whole genome shotgun sequence, one genomic window encodes:
- the CYP-18 gene encoding putative P450 monooxygenase (P450 with unknown function. This model ha very low similarity with known or predicted p450s) — protein MERPSIAVLVALVVFLYGFVRLLSVGRRPKDYPPGPPTIPVLGNIHQMPTRDAHLQFEKWAREYGDIYSLMLGTQTMIVLSSDEAVKELLDRNSGNFSNRLEMYFRKMIHHLLNATVAPQYVPYQILENKQMLNDLLDTPNDFLKHIRRYSNALTTSMVFGWRTPTYEDDAVKQLFDGLSEFADINQTGVAALLDAFPLLRKLPETLLPVQKKAKELHKVERELYLRHWLRAKKEIKEDTIKHCVGMAEAQKKEGFSDAQAAYISGTLLEAGSDTTSSTLYAFAELPYIRMIMKETLRWAPTTVLGAVSHVTTEAATYKGYYIPAGAGVMNNVWAIHNDPARSPNPHLFDPNRFKDDKLSLYDSTSNPDPSKRDCFTFGAGRRICPGMHVAERSLFLGMARLLWAFSIKPAKDADGNEIVPQGQKFTQGFVCMPEEFPADIVRTEWQVAGSQSLDHDTKQWIASPI, from the exons ATGGAGCGACCATCCATAGCAGTGCTGGTGGCACTTGTCGTTTTTCTTTATGGGTTTGTTCGGCTTCTCTCCGTTGGAAGGCGTCCAAAAGACTACCCACCAGGTCCGCCGACGATCCCTGTACTGGGCAACATTCACCAGATGCCTACCAGAGATGCACATCTCCAATTTGAGAAATGGGCCCGCGAGTACGGTGACATCTACTCTCTCATGCTGGGAACCCAAACCATGATCGTCCTTTCCAGTGACGAAGCTGTCAAAGAGTTGCTAGATCGAAACAGCGGAAACTTCAGCAACCGTCTGGAGATGTAT TTCCGCAAAATGATCCACCATCTTCTCAACGCTACCGTTGCGCCTCAATACGTGCCCTATCAGATTCTCGAGAACAAGCAGATGCTGAACGACCTTCTTGATACACCCAACGACTTCTTGAAGCATATTCGACGATATTCGAATGCCCTGACCACCTCCATGGTCTTTGGATGGCGTACGCCCACCTACGAAGACGATGCCGTCAAGCAATTATTCGACGGACTCTCCGAGTTTGCAGATATCAACCAGACTGGCGTGGCAGCATTACTGGATGCATTTCCTCTACTGAGGAAACTACCAGAGACTTTGCTGCCCGtgcagaagaaggcgaaaGAGTTGCACAAGGTCGAACGAGAACTCTACCTTCGTCATTGGCTCagagcgaagaaggagattaAGGAAGACACCATCAAGCATT GTGTCGGGATGGCAGAAGCTCAGAAGAAAGAAGGGTTCTCCGATGCTCAGGCGGCGTACATTTCCGGTACTCTCCTAGAAGCTGGCTCTGACACGACATCAAGCACTCTTTACGCCTTT GCCGAATTGCCATACATCAGGATGATCATGAAAGAAACACTGA GATGGGCACCAACCACAGTCCTCGGCGCCGTATCCCACGTCACCACCGAGGCCGCCACTTACAAAGGCTACTACATCCCTGCCGGCGCCGGTGTCATGAACAACGTCTGGGCCATCCACAATGATCCCGCTCGCTCACCAAATCCTCACCTGTTCGACCCGAACCGCTTCAAAGATGACAAGCTCTCACTCTACGATTCTACCTCCAACCCCGACCCATCTAAACGTGACTGCTTCACCTTCGGCGCTGGCCGACGCATCTGTCCGGGAATGCACGTTGCGGAACGAAGTCTGTTCCTCGGGATGGCGAGGTTGCTGTGGGCCTTCAGTATCAAGCCTGCAAAGGATGCGGACGGAAATGAGATTGTGCCGCAGGGACAGAAGTTCACACAAGGATTTGTCTGCATGCCTGAGGAATTCCCGGCGGACATTGTGAGGACGGAATGGCAAGTGGCTGGATCACAGTCGTTGGATCATGACACGAAGCAGTGGATTGCTTCGCCGATTTGA